One genomic window of Bos taurus isolate L1 Dominette 01449 registration number 42190680 breed Hereford chromosome Y, ARS-UCD2.0, whole genome shotgun sequence includes the following:
- the LOC132344487 gene encoding testis-specific Y-encoded protein 3-like isoform X2, with translation MESETGPEEGGSTPGSWILVVSPGLHEGGALGPSSPVGAAEAMQAAGGAPGEEAALFWVEAVEEGAAVEEGEVAGLGQEFQLLVLDVMEEVEVVAYEEQEQVSSEEHVHDHPRPGALSDRPALEALAALQLELEPVNKKAERAHARLKHKTSQRRKVHLEHRSAIIQGIRGFWVEVVSLGVVLVEEFRHPTRHCKITLSFRRNRYFQNEVIVKEYLMKVTGYHASRSTPVQWHQGFEWKAYRRRHHDSSVNFFNWFFDHNFTGSDWIAEIIIRDLWPNPLQYYVRRKAAPQKVPGGREEPDPPSF, from the exons ATGGAGAGTGAGACGGGGCCAGAGGAAGGCGGCAGCACTCCGGGatcctggatcttagttgtgagcccgggtcttcatgagggaggggccctggggccttCCAGTCCGGTGGGGGCGGCAGAGGCGATGCAGGCCGCAGGTGGTGCGCCAGGCGAGGAGGCCGCCCTCTTCTgggtggaggcagtggaggaaggtgcggctgtggaggagggagaggtggcgGGACTCGGGCAGGAGTTCCAGCTGCTGGTGTTGGacgtcatggaggaggtggaggtggtggcataCGAGGAGCAGGAGCAGGTGTCCTCGGAGGAGCATGTCCACGACCATCCAAGGCCCGGAGCCCTGAGTGACCGGCCTGCACTGGAGGCGCTGGCGGCcctgcagctggagctggagcccgTGAATAAGAAAGCCGAAAGGGCGCATGCTCGCCTGAAACATAAGACCAGTCAGCGGCGGAAGGTGCATCTAGAGCACagaagcgccatcatccagggcatccgtgGCTTCTGGGTCGAAGTTGTATCCCttggtgtggtgctt GTGGAGGAATTCAGGCATCCCACTCGTCACTGCAAGATCACATTGTCCTTTCGGAGGAATAGGTATTTCCAGAATGAAGTGATTGTCAAGGAGTACCTGATGAAGGTCACTG GATACCACGCATCTCGTTCCACTCCAGTTCAGTGGCACCAGGGCTTTGAATGGAAGGCATACAGGCGCAGGCACCACGACAGCAGCGTTAACTTCTTCAACTGGTTCTTTGACCACAATTTCACAGGATCTGactggattgctgag ATCATCATAAGGGATCTGTGGCCCAATCCTTTGCAGTACTATGTGAGGAGGAAGGCTGCACCACAAAAGGTACCAGGAGGACGAGAG GAACCCGATCCCCCCAGCTTTTGA
- the LOC132344632 gene encoding testis-specific Y-encoded protein 1-like: MSRPFTSAPAGDQGQAQEERVRQSEEGGSILGPQTFLIVSPAWTFQPPIVTPGKEATLFRVEAVEDSKALVDEDVVGIEWEFQLLAEDSTKEVEVVTDDERQQGFSQELEEKTVEEQGWERPGGPSELPALDELQALAALRVELSSEHEKNHRAYIRFMHKSHQRRKSHLAWRSAIIQGIPGFWAKAIMNHPQVCIMISNQDKDFLSYMIDLKVQRYPRFHCKLIFSFWENPYFLNTVIIKKYYLDITGHRACCSTPVHWIWGFERGALSHKLHTRSLKFLNWLSGYNCSELNRIAEIINEDVWNDPLKYYSREEGSSMRGN; this comes from the exons ATGTCTCGTCCCTTCACATCTGCACCAGCTGGGGATCAGGGCCAGGCCCAAGAGGAGAGAGTGAGGCagtcagaggaaggagggagcatcctgggaccccagacctttTTAATTGTGAGCCCAG CCTGGACCTTCCAGCCACCAATTGTTACGCCAGGCAAAGAGGcaaccctcttcagggtggaggcagtggaggacAGCAAGGCCCTGGTAGATGAAGACGTGGTGGGGATCGAGTGGGAGTTTCAACTATTGGCGGAAGACAGCACCAAGGAGGTAGAGGTTGTGACAGATGACGAGCGGCAACAGGGgttctcccaggagctggaggaaaaaacggtggaggagcagggctgggagaggcCCGGAGGCCCGAGTGAGCTTCCAGCGCTAGATGAGCTGCAGGCGCTGGCCGCCCTTcgggtggaactgagctctgaacatgagaaaaaccacagggcctacatTCGATTCATGCACAAGAGCCATCAAAGGAGGAAGAGTCACTTGGCTTGgaggagtgccatcatccagggcatccctggcttctgggccaaagct attatgaaccaccctcaagtttgcatcatgatcagcaaccaagataaagactttctcagctacatgattgacttgaag GTGCAGAGATATCCACGGTTccactgcaagctgatcttttccttttgggagaacccctacttcttgaacacggtgatcattaaaaagtattaccttgacatcactg GTCATAGGGCATGTtgttccactccagtccactggatCTGGGGCTTTGAACGGGGAGCACTCAGCCACAAGTTGCACACCAGGAGCCTTAagtttctcaactggttgtcaggctaCAACTGCTCAGAAttgaacaggattgctgag ATCATCAATGAAGACGTATggaatgatcccctgaagtactactcCAGGGAGGAAGGTTCCTCCATGAGaggtaactga
- the LOC132344487 gene encoding testis-specific Y-encoded protein 3-like isoform X1, translating into MESETGPEEGGSTPGSWILVVSPGLHEGGALGPSSPVGAAEAMQAAGGAPGEEAALFWVEAVEEGAAVEEGEVAGLGQEFQLLVLDVMEEVEVVAYEEQEQVSSEEHVHDHPRPGALSDRPALEALAALQLELEPVNKKAERAHARLKHKTSQRRKVHLEHRSAIIQGIRGFWVEVFMNHPQMSVLMSKQDADMLHFMTNLEVEEFRHPTRHCKITLSFRRNRYFQNEVIVKEYLMKVTGYHASRSTPVQWHQGFEWKAYRRRHHDSSVNFFNWFFDHNFTGSDWIAEIIIRDLWPNPLQYYVRRKAAPQKVPGGREEPDPPSF; encoded by the exons ATGGAGAGTGAGACGGGGCCAGAGGAAGGCGGCAGCACTCCGGGatcctggatcttagttgtgagcccgggtcttcatgagggaggggccctggggccttCCAGTCCGGTGGGGGCGGCAGAGGCGATGCAGGCCGCAGGTGGTGCGCCAGGCGAGGAGGCCGCCCTCTTCTgggtggaggcagtggaggaaggtgcggctgtggaggagggagaggtggcgGGACTCGGGCAGGAGTTCCAGCTGCTGGTGTTGGacgtcatggaggaggtggaggtggtggcataCGAGGAGCAGGAGCAGGTGTCCTCGGAGGAGCATGTCCACGACCATCCAAGGCCCGGAGCCCTGAGTGACCGGCCTGCACTGGAGGCGCTGGCGGCcctgcagctggagctggagcccgTGAATAAGAAAGCCGAAAGGGCGCATGCTCGCCTGAAACATAAGACCAGTCAGCGGCGGAAGGTGCATCTAGAGCACagaagcgccatcatccagggcatccgtgGCTTCTGGGTCGAAGTT tttATGAACCACCCCCAAATGTCAGTTTTGATGAGCAAGCAAGATGCAGACATGCTTCACTTCATGACCAACTTGGAG GTGGAGGAATTCAGGCATCCCACTCGTCACTGCAAGATCACATTGTCCTTTCGGAGGAATAGGTATTTCCAGAATGAAGTGATTGTCAAGGAGTACCTGATGAAGGTCACTG GATACCACGCATCTCGTTCCACTCCAGTTCAGTGGCACCAGGGCTTTGAATGGAAGGCATACAGGCGCAGGCACCACGACAGCAGCGTTAACTTCTTCAACTGGTTCTTTGACCACAATTTCACAGGATCTGactggattgctgag ATCATCATAAGGGATCTGTGGCCCAATCCTTTGCAGTACTATGTGAGGAGGAAGGCTGCACCACAAAAGGTACCAGGAGGACGAGAG GAACCCGATCCCCCCAGCTTTTGA